The Deltaproteobacteria bacterium genomic interval CTTCGGGGGGACCAGGTTGGCCAGGCGGCCCATCAGCTCCAGAGGATCGAGGAGGAGGTGCGTGCGGCCGTCCGCCAGCGGCTTGCGCAGCCGGTAGTAGAGCTCGCCCTTCGGGCCCTCGTCCAGGCGCCCCTCCGCGAAGGGCGGACGCAGCCCGTAGCGCAGGATGCGCTCGAGGCCCTCGCGGTCGTACGACTCGACCGCCACCCCGGCATGCAGGCTGTAGCCGAGGTGGAAGGCGGAGAGGCCCTTGCGCTCGGGAGGCTCGTCGCCGGGTGCGAAGACCACGAGCTGCTCGCCGATGGCTCGTCCCAGGACGTGACGTTCAGGATCGAGCTCGTCCTCGAGCTGCGGCTCCCAGGCGCCGAGGTCCCGCAGCTTCTTGCCGATCTTCCGCCAGAGCTTCGACACCAGCACATCGAGGTCCTCGATCGTGGGGGGCCAGAGGCTGTGGAAGACGAGAGGCCCGGTGTCGGTCTCGCGGAAGAAGACTCCATCGGGGAGGAAGCTGTGGAAGTGGAGATTCAAGTTGAGGGCATCACCGAAGCGCTGGATGCAGGTGACGGCGCCGCAGAGGGGGGCCTTCACGCCCTGCGCCCGGGCCCGCTTGCGGTGCCAGGTGTAGAGCGTCCGCAGATAGACGTCGTGGACCGGTGAGACCAGCTCCTTGCGGGTCACCAGGAGGTAGCGGACCCGCCTGGGCAGAGAGAGGACCCACTGGCGGTAGGGCGCAGGGGGCAGCACCCGGTCGACGAGATGGGCGGCGGTCTCGTACATCCGGCGGCCGTTGCAGCTGGGGCAGAGCCGGCCCTTGCACGAGAAGGGCAGGAGCTTGTCGTGGCCGCAGTCGGCGCAGCGCAGGCGGGTGAAGCCGTTGGCGAGGATTCCGCACTCGAGGAAGTCCTCGAAGGCCTGGAGGACGTGGAAGGGCAGGTCCGGGCGCCGCTCCCGGAAGGCCGCGAGGTGAGTGCGCACCACGCGGTGGAGGAGGCCGAGGGCCGGGGCGCGGGGGCGGTAGGGGCGCTCCGGTGCGGTGGAGAGAACGCCGGGCAAGGGGCGGCGGGCGCTTCATGGCGCGTGCCGCTTCGGTGAACCTCGTCCTTTCGGGGGGTTCGGTTGACCGGCGCCGGTCAGACGGTCCGGCGCTTGGACCTAGGGTCCAAGATCAGGCCCTCTCCTGATTCTCTCTATCGGTCCAACAGCACGTCGATGCCGGC includes:
- a CDS encoding transposase; its protein translation is MPGVLSTAPERPYRPRAPALGLLHRVVRTHLAAFRERRPDLPFHVLQAFEDFLECGILANGFTRLRCADCGHDKLLPFSCKGRLCPSCNGRRMYETAAHLVDRVLPPAPYRQWVLSLPRRVRYLLVTRKELVSPVHDVYLRTLYTWHRKRARAQGVKAPLCGAVTCIQRFGDALNLNLHFHSFLPDGVFFRETDTGPLVFHSLWPPTIEDLDVLVSKLWRKIGKKLRDLGAWEPQLEDELDPERHVLGRAIGEQLVVFAPGDEPPERKGLSAFHLGYSLHAGVAVESYDREGLERILRYGLRPPFAEGRLDEGPKGELYYRLRKPLADGRTHLLLDPLELMGRLANLVPPKGQNLVRYHGVFAPNSKHRPALALLAAKATAELPYRAPSPPGYPPLPLKALPEGGGAHWKGIETNVEVRPRRIPWAELLKRVFQADCGFRSIVNTQIGRT